One window of the Acaryochloris sp. CCMEE 5410 genome contains the following:
- the glpX gene encoding class II fructose-bisphosphatase has product MDNVIGLEIIEVVEQAAIASALWMGKGEKDTADAVAVDAMRNRMNKIHMRGRIVIGEGERDDAPMLYIGEQVGICTQENAAEFCTLDELIEIDIAVDPCEGTNLVAYGQNGSMAVLAISEKGGLFAAPDFYMKKLAAPPAAKGKVDIRKSATENLKIIAECLDRSISELVVVVMKRARHDGLIKEIREAGARVRLIEDGDVSAALSCAFSGTNIHALMGIGAAPEGVISAAAMRALGGHFQGQLIYDPEIVQTGLIGESKESNLARLKEMGIDDPDRIYEAEELACGETVLFAACGITPGTLMKGARFFPGGVRTESLIISTQSKTVRFVDTIHKLDDKHRALQLH; this is encoded by the coding sequence ATGGACAATGTGATTGGTTTAGAAATTATTGAAGTCGTAGAGCAAGCTGCGATCGCATCTGCGTTATGGATGGGTAAAGGTGAGAAAGACACCGCAGATGCCGTGGCTGTGGATGCAATGCGGAACCGTATGAATAAAATCCACATGCGGGGTCGGATTGTGATTGGTGAGGGGGAACGGGATGATGCCCCGATGCTTTATATCGGTGAGCAAGTTGGGATTTGCACCCAAGAAAATGCTGCTGAATTCTGCACTCTGGATGAGCTGATTGAGATCGATATTGCCGTCGATCCTTGTGAAGGCACTAACCTCGTCGCCTATGGCCAGAATGGTTCCATGGCTGTTCTCGCTATTTCTGAGAAAGGTGGCCTATTTGCTGCTCCTGACTTCTATATGAAGAAGCTGGCTGCCCCTCCTGCGGCTAAAGGCAAAGTGGATATTCGCAAATCCGCTACAGAAAACCTGAAGATCATTGCTGAATGTTTAGACCGCTCTATTTCTGAGTTGGTCGTGGTCGTGATGAAACGGGCACGCCATGACGGTTTGATTAAGGAAATTCGAGAGGCAGGGGCCAGAGTCCGTTTGATTGAGGATGGAGATGTCTCAGCGGCTTTATCCTGTGCGTTTTCGGGCACCAATATTCATGCCTTAATGGGGATTGGCGCAGCGCCAGAAGGCGTAATCTCTGCAGCTGCCATGCGGGCTTTGGGAGGACATTTCCAAGGTCAGCTGATCTACGACCCAGAAATTGTCCAGACTGGATTGATTGGTGAAAGCAAGGAGAGCAACCTCGCTCGCTTAAAAGAGATGGGGATTGATGACCCAGATCGCATCTATGAGGCAGAAGAGCTGGCCTGTGGCGAAACGGTCTTATTCGCCGCCTGCGGCATAACCCCCGGAACCCTAATGAAAGGGGCTCGCTTTTTCCCTGGAGGCGTGAGAACTGAATCTCTGATTATCTCCACGCAATCCAAAACGGTCCGATTTGTCGATACCATCCACAAACTGGACGATAAACACCGAGCTTTGCAATTGCACTAA
- a CDS encoding GrpB family protein has translation MRKVEVVPHNPAWKMIFQTEASLVKEALGETVMAVHHIGSTAIPDIHAKPIIDLLDLLHNWICDMVLNLMLFLFSAIPHELRSSPKAECKRL, from the coding sequence ATGAGAAAGGTAGAAGTTGTCCCTCACAATCCTGCCTGGAAAATGATATTTCAGACTGAGGCCTCGCTAGTCAAGGAAGCCCTGGGTGAGACTGTGATGGCTGTTCACCATATCGGCAGCACAGCCATTCCTGACATCCATGCAAAACCCATTATCGATCTATTAGACCTCTTGCATAATTGGATTTGCGATATGGTATTGAATCTGATGTTGTTCCTATTCAGTGCCATACCCCATGAATTACGAAGCAGCCCAAAAGCTGAGTGCAAAAGACTTTAA
- a CDS encoding glucose-1-phosphate adenylyltransferase has protein sequence MKRVLSIILGGGAGTRLYPLTKMRAKPAVPLAGKYRLIDIPVSNCINSDINKIYVLTQFNSASLNRHLSRGYNFSNFTEGFVEVLAAQQTPDNSGWFAGTADAVRQYLQLLKEWDVDEYLILSGDHLYRMDYSRFVQRHRDTNADITISVVPMDERRASAFGLMKLDESGRVGDFCEKPSGDELTQMQVDTTLLGLNAEQAREQPYIASMGIYVFKKEVLIDLLESNLEHTDFGKEVIPTAAANHNIQAFLFDDYWEDIGTIEAFYEANLALAQQPKPKFSFYDEQAPIYTRARYLPPSKILDCRVTESIVGEGCIVKKSQIHHSVLGVRSYVDDHCTLDKVLWLGSDYYQSLSERQADLDQGRVPLGIGENTVIRKAIVDKNARIGKNVKIVNKAQVEEANHEDEGFYIRSGIVVILKNAIIPDGTEI, from the coding sequence ATGAAACGCGTACTATCCATTATTCTTGGCGGCGGTGCTGGCACCCGACTCTATCCCTTAACAAAAATGAGGGCTAAGCCTGCAGTACCCTTAGCAGGTAAATATCGTCTGATTGATATTCCTGTGAGTAACTGTATTAACTCAGACATCAATAAAATCTATGTCCTCACTCAATTCAACTCCGCGTCTCTCAATCGACATTTGAGTCGGGGCTATAATTTCTCGAATTTTACCGAAGGATTTGTCGAGGTCTTGGCTGCTCAGCAGACTCCTGATAACTCAGGTTGGTTTGCAGGAACGGCCGATGCGGTTCGTCAATATTTGCAGTTGCTCAAGGAATGGGATGTGGATGAATATCTCATTCTTTCTGGAGACCATCTGTACCGCATGGACTACAGCCGATTTGTCCAACGACATCGTGATACCAATGCTGATATTACGATCTCTGTGGTTCCTATGGATGAGCGACGGGCTTCTGCTTTTGGCTTGATGAAACTGGATGAATCAGGCCGTGTGGGAGATTTTTGTGAGAAACCCTCGGGAGATGAATTAACCCAAATGCAGGTGGATACCACGTTGCTCGGGTTGAATGCAGAACAGGCCCGTGAGCAACCTTATATTGCCTCTATGGGGATTTACGTATTCAAAAAAGAGGTTCTGATCGACTTACTGGAATCTAATCTTGAGCACACTGACTTTGGCAAAGAGGTGATTCCCACGGCTGCTGCGAATCACAATATCCAGGCATTTCTGTTTGATGATTATTGGGAAGATATTGGAACGATTGAAGCGTTCTATGAGGCTAATCTAGCGTTAGCACAACAGCCAAAACCCAAATTTAGTTTTTACGATGAGCAGGCTCCCATTTATACCCGAGCCCGATATTTACCCCCTAGTAAAATTCTGGATTGCCGGGTGACGGAATCCATTGTTGGTGAGGGCTGTATTGTCAAAAAAAGTCAAATTCACCATTCTGTTCTAGGAGTTCGCTCTTATGTAGACGATCATTGCACTCTGGACAAAGTGTTGTGGCTAGGGTCTGATTATTATCAATCTCTGTCTGAGCGACAAGCTGATCTGGATCAAGGCAGAGTGCCCTTAGGGATTGGAGAAAATACTGTTATACGTAAAGCAATTGTTGATAAAAATGCCCGGATTGGCAAGAACGTCAAAATCGTCAATAAAGCCCAGGTGGAGGAAGCGAATCATGAGGATGAAGGCTTCTATATTCGGAGTGGGATTGTTGTCATTCTGAAGAATGCAATCATTCCTGATGGCACAGAGATCTAA
- a CDS encoding DUF1818 family protein, whose protein sequence is MDRQLKEGNGWRLGWQPQAAFSTLLGTNEWAVELTTEEFADFRRLLLQLVESISQLQDQLMTEETIACEASSDLVWLEVQGYPQQFALSFILLNGRRAEGHWSAESTAELVGAIQTIEVF, encoded by the coding sequence ATGGACCGACAGCTCAAGGAGGGCAACGGTTGGCGCTTAGGGTGGCAGCCTCAGGCGGCGTTTTCCACCCTACTTGGCACCAATGAATGGGCGGTGGAGTTAACTACTGAAGAATTTGCTGATTTTCGTCGCCTGCTCTTACAACTCGTCGAGTCCATCTCCCAATTACAAGATCAATTGATGACCGAGGAAACCATTGCCTGTGAGGCGAGTAGTGATTTGGTTTGGCTAGAGGTGCAAGGCTATCCCCAGCAGTTTGCTCTCAGTTTTATCCTGTTGAATGGTCGCCGAGCAGAAGGGCATTGGTCTGCAGAGAGCACTGCTGAATTGGTGGGCGCTATCCAAACAATTGAAGTCTTTTAA
- a CDS encoding DNA-directed RNA polymerase subunit omega, producing the protein MSKRPTIDTTHIMRRAEELISASSNRYRITVQVANRAKKRRRRENLEDFEDAGMKSVMQAIIEMSDELTQPEIIGE; encoded by the coding sequence ATGTCTAAGCGCCCCACCATCGACACCACGCATATTATGCGGCGAGCTGAAGAATTGATTAGCGCTTCTTCCAATCGATACCGCATTACCGTGCAAGTTGCGAACCGGGCCAAAAAGCGTCGTCGCCGCGAGAATTTAGAAGACTTTGAAGATGCTGGCATGAAGTCCGTGATGCAAGCCATTATCGAAATGTCTGATGAACTGACGCAACCGGAGATTATTGGCGAGTGA